One stretch of Hoeflea sp. 108 DNA includes these proteins:
- a CDS encoding Ldh family oxidoreductase, with amino-acid sequence MTTTIVTIGGRMAAEGLAMLEIAGIECISTEAYPTKSEVMALIERHQPAALVVRLVELVDRDMLAASSKLKIVAKHGVGTNDIDVAAAKAMNIPVIMATGANAHSVAEHALGLILALTKDFLRQDGHIRNGRWDKKLYAGRELRGQKLGLVGFGLIGQILARMVTPIGMQVSAYDPFAPDAAFAGGVVRAPSLDVLLAESDVVSLHCPLTEGTRGLIGAREIALMKPTAFLINTARGEVVDEPALIAALQAGRIAGAGLDSFAEEPPVASPLWQLSNVLLTPHVAGVTEDARRAVSIMTAENVLAFLRGEPLAQKPLRKGLTMAPELHDADTLTDLAFAIFKAAGLEPDKAHAVAEILVEADLMGHTTHGLALAPWYLESIRNGVMTKSGAPRVISDRGACVAWDGLRLPGAWLTATAMDLAVERAATYGTVTVTIGNSHHIGCLAAYLTRATDRGYVALLASSSPSGASVAPFGGTRGIFTPNPIAAGIPTDGDPILIDVSASITTNNMSSRLIAEGKTFEHQWLLDRDGNPTNDPRVLNNGGTILPAGGLDHGQKGYALAILVEALTQGLAGFGRADKPEGTNASVFLQVIDPTAFAGEAAFTRQTGWLAEACRTNPPRPGVERVRLPGESAARRKRKALVEGLALHDGVFDKLCAEAVRLGIDVNATSRR; translated from the coding sequence ATGACAACGACGATCGTTACGATCGGCGGCCGCATGGCTGCCGAGGGCCTTGCCATGCTCGAAATCGCCGGCATCGAGTGTATCTCGACCGAAGCCTATCCGACGAAATCCGAGGTCATGGCGCTGATCGAACGGCACCAGCCGGCGGCCCTTGTGGTGCGGCTGGTGGAGTTGGTCGACCGCGACATGCTGGCTGCCTCGAGCAAGCTGAAGATCGTCGCCAAGCATGGCGTCGGCACCAACGACATCGATGTCGCTGCCGCAAAGGCGATGAACATCCCTGTCATCATGGCCACGGGCGCCAACGCCCACTCGGTTGCCGAACACGCGCTCGGGCTGATCCTCGCCCTGACCAAGGATTTCCTGCGCCAGGACGGGCATATCCGCAACGGCCGGTGGGACAAGAAGCTTTATGCCGGGCGCGAGTTGCGCGGCCAGAAGCTCGGCCTCGTCGGCTTCGGCCTCATCGGCCAGATCCTTGCCCGGATGGTTACGCCCATCGGCATGCAGGTCTCGGCTTACGATCCGTTCGCGCCTGATGCAGCCTTTGCCGGCGGCGTTGTCCGCGCCCCGTCGCTCGATGTCCTGTTGGCTGAGAGCGACGTCGTCAGCCTGCATTGTCCGCTGACCGAGGGCACCCGCGGTTTGATCGGCGCGCGCGAGATCGCCCTGATGAAGCCGACTGCATTCCTCATCAACACGGCGCGCGGCGAAGTCGTCGATGAGCCGGCGCTAATCGCGGCGCTTCAGGCCGGGCGCATTGCCGGCGCCGGGCTCGACAGCTTTGCCGAAGAGCCGCCGGTCGCCAGCCCGCTGTGGCAACTGTCCAATGTGCTTCTGACCCCGCATGTCGCCGGCGTAACCGAGGACGCGCGCCGCGCCGTCTCGATCATGACCGCCGAAAACGTGCTCGCCTTCCTCCGCGGCGAGCCGCTCGCCCAGAAACCTCTACGCAAGGGTTTGACAATGGCTCCCGAACTCCACGACGCCGACACGCTGACCGATCTGGCTTTCGCCATCTTCAAGGCGGCTGGCCTCGAGCCTGACAAGGCTCATGCGGTGGCCGAGATCCTTGTCGAGGCAGACCTGATGGGCCACACCACCCACGGTTTGGCACTCGCCCCCTGGTATCTCGAAAGCATCCGCAACGGCGTCATGACCAAATCAGGCGCACCTAGGGTGATCTCGGATCGCGGCGCCTGCGTTGCCTGGGACGGCTTGCGCCTGCCCGGCGCCTGGCTGACAGCGACCGCCATGGACCTCGCGGTCGAGCGCGCCGCCACCTACGGCACGGTTACCGTCACCATCGGCAACAGCCACCACATCGGCTGCCTCGCAGCCTATCTCACCCGCGCCACCGATCGCGGCTACGTGGCGCTGCTGGCAAGTTCCAGCCCCTCGGGCGCCTCGGTCGCTCCCTTCGGCGGCACGCGCGGCATCTTCACGCCCAACCCGATCGCCGCCGGCATTCCGACCGACGGCGATCCGATCCTGATCGACGTCAGCGCCTCGATCACCACCAACAATATGAGTTCGCGGCTGATCGCCGAGGGAAAAACATTCGAGCACCAGTGGCTGCTCGACCGCGACGGCAATCCGACCAACGACCCGCGCGTGCTCAACAACGGCGGCACCATCCTGCCCGCCGGCGGCCTCGATCACGGTCAGAAGGGCTATGCGCTGGCGATCCTCGTCGAAGCGCTGACGCAAGGCCTCGCAGGCTTCGGTCGCGCCGACAAGCCTGAGGGAACCAACGCCTCGGTGTTCCTTCAAGTCATCGACCCTACCGCGTTCGCCGGAGAAGCAGCCTTCACCCGCCAGACCGGCTGGCTGGCAGAAGCATGCCGCACAAACCCGCCGCGCCCCGGCGTCGAACGCGTCCGGCTGCCCGGCGAAAGCGCCGCCAGACGCAAGCGCAAGGCACTGGTCGAAGGCCTCGCCTTGCACGATGGTGTATTCGACAAACTGTGCGCCGAGGCAGTGCGCCTGGGCATTGACGTCAACGCAACGTCGCGTCGGTGA
- a CDS encoding FadR/GntR family transcriptional regulator, whose translation MTTELQQDGTEPDTTETGEKSGNGHKAASKAPKLVDKVFDQLQERIVSGEFPSGSKLPGEHDLATLLGVSRPVVRDALGRLRDVGLVYSRQGSGTYVRVFDTQKTSLGFSPVKTIADIQRCYEFRLTIEPEAAYFAALRHDDASMQKMRAALAELRDATRDQTHRSDVDFLFHRSVAEAANNHYYTACLDALRQHIAVGMNLHGLSLMGPLTKLEQVYDEHRGICDAIAAGESELARDRMREHLEGSRNRLFENKVLDLSR comes from the coding sequence ATGACGACCGAATTGCAGCAGGACGGAACCGAGCCTGACACCACCGAAACGGGCGAAAAGTCGGGCAACGGCCATAAGGCCGCTTCCAAGGCGCCGAAGCTGGTCGACAAGGTGTTCGACCAGTTGCAGGAGCGTATTGTCTCGGGCGAATTCCCTTCGGGATCCAAGCTGCCGGGCGAGCACGACCTGGCAACGCTGCTCGGTGTCTCCCGGCCGGTCGTGCGCGATGCACTCGGTCGGCTGCGCGATGTCGGCCTGGTCTATTCCCGCCAAGGCTCCGGCACCTATGTCCGCGTGTTCGACACCCAGAAGACAAGCCTCGGCTTTTCGCCGGTCAAGACCATCGCCGACATCCAGCGCTGCTACGAGTTCCGCCTGACCATCGAGCCGGAAGCCGCCTATTTCGCCGCCCTTCGCCACGACGACGCCTCAATGCAGAAGATGCGCGCGGCACTGGCGGAACTACGAGATGCGACGCGCGACCAGACCCACCGCTCCGACGTCGACTTCCTGTTCCACCGCTCGGTGGCAGAGGCCGCCAACAACCACTATTACACCGCCTGCCTCGATGCGCTGCGCCAGCACATCGCCGTCGGCATGAACCTACACGGCCTGTCCCTGATGGGTCCGCTGACCAAGCTGGAACAGGTCTATGACGAGCATCGCGGCATCTGTGACGCCATCGCCGCAGGCGAATCCGAGCTGGCGCGCGACCGCATGCGCGAGCACCTCGAAGGCTCGCGCAACCGGCTGTTCGAAAACAAGGTGCTCGACCTCTCGCGCTGA
- a CDS encoding four-carbon acid sugar kinase family protein — protein MTLMLAIVADDLTGALDTSAPFVTSGLKVAVATTPEATGKALAIKPDVFAVSTASRALTADVASARVRDVAIRLMPHDPGIVMKKIDSRLKGNVGAEAQALAETSGRGLLVVAPAVPDQGRFTRDGVVLGRGVDTPLPVREALAGLGLPTEVLDADDDADLDAIISAHNWSDAVAIGARGLGLAFARHLGGNALGKEQPFPADDEALYAFGSRDPITDGQVARLQYDHPGIGMLDAPAGHFELSPDASLPLVVRCTGDQVDDPGRVATDFAVGVAEAVERLRPSTLVMGGGDTALAILGALGVDVLFPRGEVAPGLPWFTIATRHGEGLRCVVKSGGFGTVAVLSDLLRPPTGEQAEHT, from the coding sequence ATGACCTTGATGCTCGCCATCGTCGCCGACGACCTGACCGGAGCGCTCGACACCTCGGCGCCCTTCGTCACCTCGGGTCTCAAGGTGGCGGTGGCGACGACCCCTGAAGCGACCGGCAAGGCGCTTGCCATCAAGCCGGATGTCTTTGCGGTCAGCACGGCGTCGCGGGCACTGACGGCCGACGTCGCATCGGCCAGGGTCAGGGATGTCGCGATCCGGCTGATGCCCCATGACCCCGGCATCGTGATGAAGAAGATCGACTCGCGCCTGAAGGGCAATGTCGGCGCCGAAGCACAAGCTCTCGCCGAAACATCGGGGCGCGGCCTGCTTGTCGTCGCTCCAGCCGTACCCGATCAGGGTCGCTTCACGCGCGACGGCGTGGTGCTCGGCCGCGGCGTCGACACTCCCTTGCCTGTTCGCGAGGCGCTGGCCGGCCTCGGCTTGCCAACAGAAGTACTCGATGCGGACGACGATGCGGATCTCGACGCCATCATCTCCGCACACAACTGGTCGGATGCGGTCGCCATCGGCGCCCGCGGACTGGGCCTCGCCTTCGCCCGTCATCTCGGCGGCAATGCCCTAGGGAAAGAACAGCCATTCCCGGCCGATGACGAGGCGCTGTATGCCTTCGGCTCGCGTGACCCGATCACCGACGGACAGGTGGCGCGGCTTCAATACGATCATCCCGGCATCGGCATGCTCGATGCACCTGCCGGACATTTCGAGCTTTCACCAGATGCCAGCCTGCCGCTGGTCGTCCGCTGTACCGGCGACCAGGTTGACGACCCCGGCCGGGTCGCCACCGACTTCGCTGTCGGCGTGGCCGAAGCCGTCGAGCGCCTTCGTCCCTCCACGCTTGTCATGGGTGGCGGCGACACGGCACTTGCCATACTTGGCGCGCTTGGCGTCGACGTGCTATTTCCGCGGGGCGAGGTGGCGCCGGGCCTGCCCTGGTTCACCATTGCGACACGCCATGGCGAGGGGCTGCGCTGTGTCGTAAAATCCGGCGGATTCGGGACGGTCGCGGTTCTTTCCGATCTCTTGCGGCCGCCGACCGGGGAACAGGCGGAACACACATGA
- a CDS encoding ABC transporter ATP-binding protein, giving the protein MAAEPLIKVENLVKHFVVRLGAFGERGATVYAVDDVNFDIFAGETLSLVGESGCGKSTTGFTLLNLQKATSGKVIFQGENIVSLDEKRMRPYRRELQIVFQDPYSTLNPRMTIGEVVGEPILFHKLATKAELPERVSRLLADVGLPARFAQRYPHELSGGQRQRVAIARALACQPKFIVCDEAISALDVSVQAQIINLLLDLQEKYGLTYLFIAHDLAVVRHISTRVGVMYLGRMAELATREQLFSNPLHPYTKALLSAVPEADPELEKTRQRQILTGDVPSPLAPPAGCRFHTRCPIAMDKCKAVVPEWREVAAGHHVACHAVTDGLPE; this is encoded by the coding sequence ATGGCTGCCGAACCGCTGATCAAGGTCGAGAACCTCGTCAAGCATTTCGTCGTCCGCCTCGGTGCCTTCGGCGAGCGCGGCGCCACCGTCTATGCCGTCGACGACGTCAACTTCGATATCTTCGCCGGCGAGACGCTGTCGCTGGTCGGCGAATCCGGCTGCGGCAAGTCGACCACCGGCTTCACTCTGCTCAACCTGCAGAAGGCGACCTCGGGCAAGGTCATCTTCCAGGGCGAGAACATCGTCTCGCTTGATGAAAAGCGCATGCGGCCCTATCGCCGCGAACTGCAGATCGTCTTCCAGGACCCCTATTCGACGCTCAACCCGCGTATGACCATCGGCGAGGTGGTCGGCGAGCCGATCCTGTTCCACAAGCTTGCCACCAAGGCCGAGCTGCCCGAGCGGGTGTCGCGCCTGCTCGCCGATGTCGGCCTGCCGGCTCGCTTCGCCCAGCGTTATCCGCACGAACTCTCCGGCGGCCAGCGCCAGCGCGTCGCCATCGCCCGGGCGCTCGCCTGCCAGCCGAAATTCATCGTCTGTGACGAAGCGATCTCGGCGCTCGACGTTTCGGTACAGGCGCAGATCATCAATCTGCTGCTCGACCTGCAGGAGAAGTACGGTCTCACTTACCTGTTCATCGCGCACGACCTTGCCGTGGTCCGCCACATCAGCACCCGCGTCGGCGTGATGTATCTCGGCCGCATGGCGGAACTGGCGACGCGCGAGCAGCTGTTTTCCAACCCGCTGCATCCCTACACCAAGGCGCTGCTTTCGGCCGTGCCCGAGGCGGATCCGGAACTCGAGAAGACGCGCCAGCGCCAGATATTGACGGGCGACGTGCCGAGCCCGTTGGCGCCGCCCGCCGGCTGCCGCTTCCACACGCGCTGCCCGATCGCCATGGATAAGTGCAAGGCTGTCGTGCCCGAGTGGCGCGAGGTGGCAGCAGGCCATCATGTTGCCTGCCATGCCGTGACCGACGGACTGCCGGAATGA
- a CDS encoding ABC transporter ATP-binding protein produces MTAPADNKPLLDIKGLTIEIDTRRGPAVIVDGIDLTVGKGETVGVVGESGCGKSLTMLSLVRLLPNKIRVKGGSAEFAGRDLLKMTKSELRQVRGGKIGFVFQDPMTSLNPVMRIGDQLCEPLIYHGGMTKAEARARAIELLRLVGIPGPEQRIEAYPHELSGGMRQRVMIAIGLACDPELLIADEPTTALDVTIQAQIVDLVKDLRKKLNMSVVWITHDLALIAGLVDRVAVLYAGTVVEDAPVGELFAHPTHPYTRGLLASIPKLSDERASRLSSIGGTPPEPGRRPKGCPFAPRCALAEGICHERVPVLEPVAGSGGHRVACFVAQRQMMEAA; encoded by the coding sequence ATGACCGCTCCCGCAGACAACAAACCGCTGCTCGATATCAAGGGCCTGACCATCGAGATCGACACCCGCCGTGGCCCCGCCGTGATCGTCGACGGCATAGATCTCACCGTCGGCAAGGGCGAGACGGTCGGCGTCGTCGGCGAATCCGGCTGCGGCAAGAGCCTGACCATGCTCAGCCTTGTCAGGCTCCTGCCCAACAAGATCAGGGTCAAGGGTGGCTCGGCCGAATTCGCCGGCCGCGATCTGCTCAAGATGACGAAATCGGAGCTGCGCCAGGTGCGCGGCGGCAAGATCGGTTTCGTCTTCCAGGATCCGATGACCTCGCTCAACCCGGTCATGCGCATCGGCGACCAGCTGTGCGAGCCGCTGATCTACCATGGCGGCATGACCAAGGCCGAGGCGCGTGCCCGCGCCATCGAACTTTTGCGCCTCGTCGGCATCCCCGGTCCGGAACAGCGCATCGAGGCCTATCCGCACGAACTGTCGGGCGGCATGCGCCAGCGCGTCATGATCGCCATCGGCCTTGCCTGCGACCCGGAGCTTTTGATCGCTGACGAGCCGACGACCGCGCTCGACGTCACCATCCAGGCGCAGATCGTCGACCTGGTGAAGGATCTGCGCAAGAAGCTCAACATGTCGGTGGTGTGGATCACCCACGATCTCGCGCTGATCGCCGGCCTCGTCGACCGGGTCGCCGTGCTTTATGCTGGCACGGTTGTCGAGGACGCGCCTGTCGGTGAGCTGTTCGCCCACCCGACGCATCCCTACACGCGCGGCCTGCTGGCCTCGATCCCCAAGCTGTCGGACGAACGCGCCAGCCGACTGTCCTCCATCGGCGGTACGCCGCCCGAACCGGGTCGTCGCCCCAAGGGCTGCCCGTTTGCGCCACGCTGCGCGCTGGCCGAAGGCATCTGCCATGAGCGCGTGCCTGTTCTCGAGCCGGTCGCCGGTTCGGGCGGCCATCGCGTCGCCTGCTTCGTCGCCCAGCGCCAGATGATGGAGGCCGCGTGA